The nucleotide window GGATTCAACATGTGCTTCGATGAAATTGATCATAACATGCAACAGCAAGCTCTTGACGACAAATGTTGGTTGGATTAACTTATTTTCCTTGTCCTTTATGATTTATGTGCATtcaaaaagaagaataagaaaacaacatATTCCTCTGATATCACATCACAGCAGATCAGTGAATGGACGGAGCAAGAACTTGGCAACCTGAGATCTAGAACTAAGGACCACAGAGAGTTATGATTTGGATAATACCAGATAACTAAACCTTCAGCATACCTTTTCCTGCTGTGCTTTCACTTTCTCACGTAATTTAGTTATGCCCATGTTCATTCTCAGTTGCTTCTCCTGGTAGCAATAAGGTAGAATGACAAGAAGGAACAAAGATGGCAGAGATTGGCAAAAATGACAAGAGATATATTCATTCAATTAAAGGCAACAATTCAAGAGCAATATCATGCCTTCACGTAGCTCACACCAAGGTCCTTCCTTGTATAACCTCTAGCTAAGTTACGCATAACATACTTGTTGTAATCTTTCAAAATCCTCATTATGATGTCTGAGGTTGATATCCCATCTGTCCGTTTTGTTTCTTTAAATTTCCCAATGGACTTGACCTATAAGAAAATGTAATTCTGATTGTTTAATGAATAAGTGGGTATTCAGATAACGGAAATCAAAATGGCATAAGATCATAAATTCCAACAAGAGAACTAACATATTCATATACGTCATTGCCGGATCCACTTGCATCTGCATATCTGCAAAAGACTATTTTGATAAGTAACGGAACTGTGGGGCACATGATGTAACAACAAAGTCTACATCTAAACTAGTTTTTACCAATTGGACAGGTGGGACTTAAGCTAACAAAGGCCAATACCAAGGACTTGAAACTCCATAGAAATTGACCTTTTTGGATGATTAAGTTGAGAAACAGCACAAACAATAAACAATTAAAAGAATAGTAAGTCCAGTTTTGCCTAGGTACTATAGGTGAGAGTAAAAAATGCACCATTTCAGCAATTCGACAAATCCAACCTTTgcttgatcaaaatattttgataaatcaGATGAGTAAAGCTTATATTCTTCCAGTGTACTTGCAAATTCAAGAATTGTTACATAGGAGTATAGGACCGCATTGACTAATCTAAAAATAACCAAAACACGTGAAATCATGCACAATTATACAAAGTACCCATATAATGTATTATGAGCAGGCTAATAGACTATACTATCAAAAAACCGACAAGTATGTGGATCTATTACTAAAGAAAttatatatttgaaatatttttttgataactcGCAGCTTCAGAAAGGAATTATATATCTTACGGAAGGGCATCGTGAGCAACGTAGTCAATCTTGTGTTTGTCGAGGAACTCCTTCGTGAGAACCCATGGAGCATTAGGAATAACTTCATCTACCCACCTACAATTAAATAAGCACAATATTTCAGCTGTAAATGTGATGAAAAACATAAATTAACAGACCTTTAGCTAAGTTATTTTTCTCTGATTTTAGTAATTTACATGAGAGCTCATTCGCATCAAAGCTAAAGCATATGCCAACATGTAACTTGACATACCGACAGAACTCACGTACGACTAGTTATTACACTAAAGAGTACACAAAATCAGCAGTCTGACTTATAATAAGTCAAATGACACACCATGACAAATGCAGCAAACAAGAGTTTGACGCTGCTCTAAGATCACTAACACTACCTTTAACTAAGATATTGTAACCGGAACGGATTTAATAGCTGATCATCAGATCATCAATTTTGATTTAAGGAGGATGCTTTGTCCAGAGCTCAATAGCAGCAAAAGATTCATGCAACCACAACCAAAACAATTGGGATATATTACAGTATGTTGTTGTTGCTATTGTATCATTATAGTATCAAATTAATGATAAGAAAGTGACGTAATTTGTTCCTGATATGCAAAAAAAACACAGGCTCATGAGGTATACACAACCAATAATCAACAAAAGTAACAGAAAAATCTGGAAATAACTTTTTGTTCAGGTCAACAAGTACTGTGGTAACTATTTTCTGTAATATGTATTAAACCAAGTAGGAAAAAGGCAactccaaataaaaaaaatttgttacacaatataatatttgatttaataaGCATCCAATTTCTTATGAGCATCATAGCATAATAGCATTAGACTAAAGAGCCATTTCGATATTCAACAATAATGaaaaatttcaaatttaaatcaactaTCTGTTAATCTGTTTATTTATAGTCTGTTGTCTCTCCCATGTAGGTTAGTCAGAGAGCAATGATTCCAAAGCTTCAGTTTGTTATTTCTTTATTAAGAGAATAATTTTCTGTCCTAGTAATGTCAGAAAGATGTGGCTAATTTTACCTAAGAAGCATTTCTTATTTGACTTCTGACTCATAATTGTGTTTAATGGGGGGTGATAAGAAACAACATCAAAGATTACGTTGAATAACGAAAAGTaccctttttttttgctttcttatgAAATAGATTTTACATGGTTGTCTACAAATATCAAAAAAACCATTAGTTGTTTGACTAGATTTACATCACTGAAAGATATAAAAAAGCAGCAGAAGTAATTTACCAGTAAACCAAAAGTTTCCCAATACAAGTAAAAAGGATTTCATAGTACAAACCTACAGTGACGGAGAGATTCATAACGCTCAGATTCATTCATGACTGTTTTTCCCTTATATCTATGAGTAATTTCATCGTTGCAGACACCCACAAGTAAATATGTGTTTGGGAATCTGAAAaaaaagaacatgtcaatttaagAAAGATAGTTCATAAGAAACCATGTCTCAGCATAATTACAATTCATAAGCAATAAGATTATGAAAGAATAACAGAATCTCAGATGGAGTGCAAAGACAAATTCTATGGCTTTATCTCTCTGCTTGACTATCCATTCACTTTCTTGACCAAAATGAACTCGATATACACTTTGTTCTGGGAGAAAAAATACAGCTTAAGAACTTTTCTTCTATCAAAGCTTAAGAAGGTGGTAATCTAGGAAACTGGAAAAACTTTTGAGTACAAGAATCATATTTAGAGCCTGATTAAATGATACAAATATGCTCAAGTTAGAATATTATAGATAAAGTCAAATCAACCAATGCAGCATAATATTTCAGTAATCTGTACAAAAAAGGGAGCATTATTTCTTTAGCATAAAAGCTTATCAATACTTGCAGCCGAAAATTATAACTAacaatatgataccttatactgGCTAGATGTTACATAAGAACTCCATAAGTCCAGAGATCAACAAAAATAAGAAGACGATCATTTTTCCATCTGTGGAAACCATCTGAGTACTATTTTGTTGCCCCCACACTTAGACCAGGAAAGTGCACAAGGTAAAAGCATTTATTATTTGTTAAAAAATTATGGAAGTGGAGCTCATCCTCAAATTTACCAAAATAATGAATAATCGAAGTTCTGATTGTTGAAGAGGTTTATTAAAGATACTACTGAACTACAGACAGAACTTCACAGTAATCAAAGGCCTTATACTTGGCTTTTCAGCTAATACAATTACCAAAAATGCAGATTCTAATCAACGTTTAAAATAAAGGAAAGAAAATTTAAACGAACTCCTCCAGGATATATATTTTCACATAGGGTtgtataaagataagacataattCAATCCATTCTAAAGCCTATCAGATCCAAGCCAAATATGGATAAACATTTTGAACCAACAGTCTGATTGGAGATCAATTAATATTCAGAAAAGATGTGCATCGACGTCAACCCAAGCCATTGCTGATCTAATCAGATTCAACAAATGAACAACACCTGTTAATATCTCAATTCAGAACTTGATCAAGTATAAGCAATTTATCAACGTTAGTTTACAATCAGGTTTTCAGATTGATTTTTTGGGTAGGAGTTCAAAGTGTGTCGATTGGACAAGTTTTTAGTAAATTCACTGGCTTATTTGGTTGAATCAGATCTGATTCATATCATTTACTGACTGATCCTAATCCAACCGTTTTACGGCCCTATAATCATCATAGGTTCCAGAGAAAAACTAAGTTCACTCACAATATCACACTCTACAGCAAAAAGAAAAAGCTTTGCTCTTAACTGCAAGAAATGTCCAATATCTACAAACAAAACCTCTGCCACCATTACTTTAAACACAAGCAATTAACAAATTAGGATTGCAAATCTCTTCGCATGGTATCTCGTTCCAAATCACACAAGTGGACTTTACTGACTTTTGACTCGGGATTAGGAAACAGGATCCCCATGTCAAAGCACTAAATCAAATCATTCAGCGGCACCGAAGGAAGGATCACGTGCCCAAGCGTGTGATGCATTCACAAGAATTAATCACAAAGACGCTCTTTATTTAAACTGAATCTTAATTTATGACAGAAATCAAACTAAAGAAGAACATGGCTCTATGATTCCATCATGCTCGTGATGCCTTACCACGCACATACGATCTAGTTTCGATTCCGATGCCATTAAGGTTTTGCACCACAATCTAATTATTTTAACCAAAACTTCGAAATTCTTGACCAACAATCATCAAGATTCCAGAAAATGTATATATGTAAGGAGTATATGTGTAATAAAACCGAATGAAACGGGAAAGAGGACGCACAATTTCTTGGCTTGTTCAAGAGCTCGAGCATGCCCAAAGTGGAAAAGATCGTAGATCCCATCGGCGTAGACGCGGACCGGCCTATCCAACGGGGGATCCTTCTGGGGCTCCGGCGGATCGCGTGGGGACACAGTCGACGCAGAGGATTCCTCGGCCGACTCGGTGGGCGGCACGCGACCGTCGCCGGCGCCGCCTTCCTTGGGCACACCGCCTTGCCGCCTGCGAGGCAACCGCGCCATCGGAGACGTTCACGAGCCCACCTGTCCTAGCCGGACGATTCCGGTCACGAGAACCACGGTACGGAGGGAAGCAAGCTGGAGGAGGCGGAGATCGAGGAGAGAGTGCCGATCGCATGCCTCTcagcaaataaatcaatcaatgatCGAATATTATGTCTTTTTCCTATTGAATTTACCGAAATAACCTCATTCGGCACGAATGTATAAGGCAATTATTAGTCCCCTTCGTCAACCAACAGTAGCTGATATGGTATCTAGCGAGGCATATCGACAATACacccaaaaaaaatcaaaaataacctcaaaattatctaaaaataaaaaaattaaattaaaatttataaattagaaataaatataattttaataaaataatctaaattagaaaaaaataatgatacaTCTTTTTCGGAAGTTGACATCTTACCTTTTAAATCGTCcttattatttgaattgttagatgaaaGTGAAAATAAGTTTAAAAGAGTTAgaagaaattaagaaaataatataagtTAGAAAAAGACCTTGTCCATACAAGACAATTCATGCATCAATCTCTTGTCGGATCGATACGTACCACTCGTATCGAACAGTATAGATCAATACCGTAAACCTTGgtatgatctctttttttttttcttttaaaagaaATCTTATTATCAGATCCTAAGAAACACATGATCGAGTGTTCAATGATTCGACGGTATTTTTGTCATTCGATATTGTGTCCCCCTCTGAGTTTAGTAATAGGGGGATGACATATGTCAGCCCTACCAACTTCTCCCAACCGACTCGATCCGGTGATACTTAGATCTCACGCGTGCAGGACACGTGATGTCCTCCACACATGAACATGAGGTGGTGATGCTGCACCACCAAATCGAATGTCTCTGAAACAATTCCTCTTTGGTGAGCCAACACAACCAATGCGAAGCTGTCGAAAGATTATTCTGGAAACACGAGACCACAGCATCAGCATCTGCTTGGAAATCAAGCTAGCAGATCGCACGCGGTTTTGACCCATCAAACTAATTGCCTTTCTCTCTGCGTGATTTGCAGATCATGCATGtagaaattatattatttattctcTGCAAAAAAATTAGATAAAGATGCATTTGGTGAGGTCAAATTGCAACCAAGGGAGGGGGTTGGACTTTCTTCTTCTGTCCTGCAGTCGAATTACATCCTGGAAGCAGCTAAAGTGTCTCGCAGTTTCCTTCTTAGTGTCTTTCCTGCTGGTGATCGGGGAATCGAGTTGACGAAGACCACCTCTCTAACCTTCTTATAGGGAGTCACCTAGAACAAACATCAACAGAAGACGATGTAAAAGAATATTGAGATCTGGATTCAAAGAGTCAAATATTAGTTGAACTTAGGTCATGGTCTCAAAGATACATCTCAATTTAATATACAGGAGATAATTTAATACACAGGTCATAAGCATCTGTTAATATAAGTTCCAGAGCCAGAAGTCAACCTTGAAAGAACCAGCAGAAGACTGCTACATGTGCATTCTAAGGGTCAAACGATTATGCTAATTTGGATGTGCTATCGAATGTTTTCCTTTTATTTATATGCTTGAGACTAAATAGATCAACTAAAGACAAGATTCGATTCATTATCGCTGTAGGGAGGCACCATGTCGGGTGTCACTGACAGACCATTAACATACGCTAATCTGTTTACACTAACCCACAATTGTCATTAATCAGGCATATCATCTTTCAGTGATCTCTAAATATATATGGCACAAAGGACAGAAGATTTATTTTACCCTTCGATCTCTAAAAGTTTTTCAAAAGATCTATGGTTTTCAAGTGAAAAAGGAACTGATGCGATTAATGTGGATACCTGCTTTGCCACAAACTCGATAACATCGGTGGATGAAAGCTTGCTTCCTGACCTCGTAACTACAAATGCCACTGGTATCTCTCCAGCTTCTTCGTTCTTAGCCCTACAGAAGTCATACGATAATATTAGGATAAAAGCAGCGGAAGATGCACGCATTAAGAATCTCTGGGTTCTTTGTTGAACTTGTAAAGCTTACGCTGTCACTGCAGCATCCACGATGTCAGGATGTGCATTCAACAACGCTTCCAAATCAGCTGGTGCTATCTGCAAGAGAAATATCATACAAGAAATTATGTGCAGAGATATTGCAGAAAGTTGCAAGAAGCAACCGTGATCACGTAATAAGGCTCAAAAAGCAGACTTgtatatgttttcttttcttttaacatttcagtttgatattttaattattaatgaATACTTCTTGAAATCTCCCAAATGTTCCTATTTTCTCATAGTAAAATAAGGCATATACTGAAGAACAGCACATTAGTTATCAGTGCCCTCTTTTTGCATCATGAGTATGTGAATTGGATATACCTGAAATCCTTTGTATTTGATGGTCTCTTTCAGACGGTCCGATATATACAAGTATCCATCTCCATCAAAGTATGCAATATCCCCTGTTTTTAACCAACCATCCTCGATGATTGCTGATGAAGTTGCATTATCGTCATTTAAGTAGCCTGTTAAGTTTTGATATCAATGGTTATACAATTGGAAGTTGATATTTGGAATTGATGGCAAAGAAAATAAAGGGTGCTTATTCTAGTAATTGACACTACAACTATACATGTTTCCGCTACAACACTTAAGCAACATACAGTCACTtatataaagatatatatatgaCACAAGTTTGGCAGACAGAGAAAAAGGTAATATCAGAAATATCAATCTGACCTATCTTCCATGTAGTTTCTTCACGATATTAGCTATAGTGAAGATAATTGCAGTTATTCAGCATCATATTGTCAAACTAAAAGGGCTGTTTTATATCCAGGTATACAATCTGTGGTGTACAGAATCACTACAGGCCACGCCAGAAAATAATATACACTATACACAATTACCTAGATGGTCAGCATCTTTAATCTGCACGATATCCAATAAATTCTCTAGATTGCAACTCAACACTAACTCAAGCATACCTCCACATAATTGTGATGATCATAAATTGGTAAGTTAGTATATTTATGTGAAAATGTTAGTTTCATATGGCAGTTGCCCATCCTTTGCCATGACAAGAATTCTCAGGGCACGGACCTAAGCCTACTTGGTGAATGTCGTAATTTAGTTTCCATTTCTGCTTGGCCCTTGTGGCAGAGGCGTAAGTTTGTTATCCACAGGCTCTCATCCTGAATATCAGTAAAAATATGCTTCTTCAAATGCATAATATTGTATATAGCCTGCCATCTTATACAGTTGCATtcttcataatttcaaatcaacCTGGATCAAGTGATTTTCCATTCATGAACCTGAACCAAGTCAAACTCATTCGAGATTAATTATAATCATTTAATCTTCTGAAGAGAAGCAACTAAAGTCTTGTCTGCATTTACGAGATCGATCTTTTCCATTGCCAATTAAATCGATGCAATATTTTAGAAGATCAGGATGAAGATGAAATGCACAGGCCTTGGTATGTGATCTAGAAATTATCAAAACAATCAACGAAATAGATGCAAATCAAATGGCCTTAAAGAGCAGGATAACAAAACGCTTCCACAGTAAGATTTGATGCAGCCAAACAAAATTTTTCTAAAACATGCCCAAATAAAAGCTTACAAGCTTAGGCTGCTGTAACTATTTTTAAGTTTACCTTTCATAATGGCTGCTCCATGAAGCAACAGCTCCCCACTTGTACCAGGAGGCAAACAAGACCCTGTCTCTAAATCAATAATTTTAGCTTGCATGTTTGGAGCTAGCAATCCCACAGAAATATGccttctacaatttattgtattgAAACCACGAGTTCCTACTGCAGCAGATTCTGTCAAGCCATACCCCTGCAATAAAATTAGATAAAACAATAATACCCATTAAATGAAAGTCAACAAATATGTAAACGCCTTAAAGTTTTAAGTTATGGTGGCAGGCTAGAAGCTGGCTACATGCAATCACAACCATGCCGGTTGGCACAAATTTAGCACAAAATCTATGCCAACCTGGTACAAGCGTTATGCCAGTGTAATGCTATTGGTACGACCCAAGCATGAGGATATGTCAAGTGCTAATGTCATGATGTGCTACTTCTGAATACCGGAAAACATGTCCAATATAcattatgaatttattaaaatcaCCACTTACGTATCAAAAATAAGAAGGCTCAGCGGATGCTATGTAAGAAACAGAGATCTACTTTGCCCATCATTTTCCCAGAGGCAGGGATatttataaaaagataataatacatT belongs to Musa acuminata AAA Group cultivar baxijiao chromosome BXJ1-11, Cavendish_Baxijiao_AAA, whole genome shotgun sequence and includes:
- the LOC135596987 gene encoding choline-phosphate cytidylyltransferase 2-like, which gives rise to MARLPRRRQGGVPKEGGAGDGRVPPTESAEESSASTVSPRDPPEPQKDPPLDRPVRVYADGIYDLFHFGHARALEQAKKLFPNTYLLVGVCNDEITHRYKGKTVMNESERYESLRHCRWVDEVIPNAPWVLTKEFLDKHKIDYVAHDALPYADASGSGNDVYEYVKSIGKFKETKRTDGISTSDIIMRILKDYNKYVMRNLARGYTRKDLGVSYVKEKQLRMNMGITKLREKVKAQQEKLHTVAKTAGLHHDEWVENADRWVAGFLGKFEEGCHIMETAIKDRIQERLKRQSSKEMNANLLQEPVAS